A genome region from Schlesneria paludicola DSM 18645 includes the following:
- a CDS encoding PVC-type heme-binding CxxCH protein: MRELLRTVCVVGVLLGQAAVVFGQAPKAPLIPHAQDKPPNDPRDPMTAAKMMTVPDGFSVEVVAAEPDIVNPVAMAIDERGRFWITESLEYPRREPGPGQDRIKILEDTNGDGKADKFTVFMEGLNIPSGIAVGHGGVWVANAPDLLFVQDTDGDGKADRQEVVVTGFGRTDTHELPNSLTWGPDGWLYGLNGVFNRSHVHYSKTNRNYQEGHAGWPLTCALFRIHPRTREFQVFCEGTSNPWGVAFNDDGEAFVSACVIDHLWHLIESAYYHRQGGPYPPFTWKMESIVKHKHQKAAYCGIHYFDSDTYPDAYRGKLYMGNIHGGCINVDRVEQHGATYRGFGEPDFLTANDAWFMPVVQKTGPDGSLYVLDWYDRYHCYQDANRDPAGIDRLKGRLYRVRYAETPRVAAGFDLSKQSDTSLIDLLGAKNDFVRDTARRVLQERDSKAIGNELVRRLTGPDAQNVTREHRRRMFITLVSLSVTPSFKQMGWAFTDADPAIRVWALRQFRDDESPSRDLFISHLEEMRWDRSSTREQAQAVITASRSVRTDPERKNASRHEPLVSQLFRLQLGALASAHDDLALSQIVWQNMHPLLEEHGGQFVEILKKEGSNRNVALVSMMPRIVDRLLARKQFDAPAIASVIDLLVDWQPEAAAQSLRQLATKVQNREVADEHLMTLRAALARRLDAILDGPDSSPMHFSAVVMASSWNDPRAVTVARKLILAETSPLDQRQAAMSSLVVANDPGLLQLLLAAFDSPSANLELKSQILASLSRLKDEQVGDVILGRYEKLEPELQTRAIELLTQRAGWAKQLLRLVEENKLASSIINVNQARRLKDLNDDELTTLLTKNWGQVREGRDPDREKYISSMRQRIKTTPGDPFAGERAFKKVCAQCHKIYGEGAEVGPDLTLNGRNDFTQLLSNVFDPSLVIGAGYRSYTVVTNGGRVLNGLLAEDSPQRIVLKVQGGKQEVISRDDIDELKVSEISLMPEQLEKQLTPEEIVDLFTFLSLDKHPSDPSGRKLSGSGEIKPRN; the protein is encoded by the coding sequence ATGCGCGAGTTGTTACGAACGGTTTGTGTCGTCGGTGTGTTGTTGGGGCAAGCCGCAGTTGTGTTTGGACAGGCCCCCAAGGCGCCATTGATTCCACATGCGCAGGACAAGCCGCCGAATGATCCTCGCGATCCCATGACCGCCGCGAAGATGATGACCGTTCCCGACGGTTTTTCCGTGGAGGTCGTTGCTGCCGAACCGGACATCGTCAACCCCGTCGCGATGGCGATCGACGAACGGGGGCGATTTTGGATCACGGAATCGCTGGAGTACCCACGACGTGAGCCCGGACCCGGACAAGATCGCATCAAAATTCTCGAAGACACTAACGGTGACGGAAAAGCGGACAAGTTCACGGTCTTCATGGAAGGGTTGAATATTCCGAGTGGAATCGCCGTGGGTCATGGCGGTGTGTGGGTCGCGAACGCACCCGATCTGTTGTTTGTTCAGGACACCGATGGCGATGGCAAGGCGGACCGGCAAGAGGTCGTGGTCACCGGATTCGGTCGCACAGACACGCACGAGCTGCCCAATTCATTGACTTGGGGGCCGGATGGCTGGCTCTATGGCTTGAACGGCGTCTTCAATCGATCGCATGTTCACTATTCAAAAACGAATCGCAACTATCAGGAAGGTCATGCGGGGTGGCCTTTGACCTGCGCCCTGTTCCGAATCCATCCCCGCACGCGTGAATTTCAAGTGTTTTGCGAAGGGACGAGCAACCCTTGGGGTGTTGCGTTCAACGATGACGGAGAAGCGTTTGTCTCTGCCTGTGTGATTGATCATTTGTGGCATCTGATTGAGTCGGCCTACTACCACCGTCAAGGCGGACCGTATCCTCCTTTCACGTGGAAGATGGAATCCATCGTCAAGCACAAGCATCAAAAGGCGGCTTATTGCGGCATTCACTATTTCGACAGCGACACCTATCCCGACGCTTATCGCGGCAAGCTGTATATGGGAAATATTCATGGCGGTTGTATCAATGTTGATCGCGTCGAGCAGCACGGTGCGACCTACCGCGGGTTTGGAGAACCAGATTTTTTGACGGCCAACGACGCCTGGTTCATGCCGGTCGTACAGAAGACCGGCCCCGATGGCAGCTTGTACGTTCTCGACTGGTACGACCGTTATCACTGTTATCAGGATGCCAATCGAGATCCGGCGGGGATTGATCGTCTGAAAGGGCGCTTGTACCGCGTTCGCTATGCCGAAACACCTCGCGTAGCAGCAGGCTTTGATTTGTCGAAGCAGTCGGATACGTCGCTGATTGATCTGCTCGGCGCCAAGAATGATTTCGTTCGTGATACCGCTCGCCGAGTATTGCAAGAGCGTGATTCGAAGGCGATTGGAAATGAATTGGTACGTCGACTGACGGGGCCAGACGCTCAAAACGTGACAAGGGAACACCGTCGCCGGATGTTTATCACGTTGGTGAGTCTGTCAGTCACACCTTCGTTCAAGCAAATGGGCTGGGCGTTCACCGACGCAGATCCCGCCATTCGAGTTTGGGCCCTTCGTCAGTTCCGCGACGACGAAAGTCCGTCTCGTGACTTGTTCATTTCTCACTTGGAAGAAATGCGTTGGGATCGCAGCAGTACGCGTGAACAAGCGCAGGCGGTGATCACGGCATCCCGGAGCGTGCGGACTGATCCCGAGCGGAAGAACGCATCACGTCATGAGCCGCTCGTGTCACAATTGTTTCGGCTTCAGCTTGGTGCCTTGGCGTCTGCACACGACGATCTGGCTCTCTCGCAAATTGTGTGGCAGAACATGCACCCGTTGCTGGAAGAGCATGGCGGTCAGTTCGTTGAGATCTTGAAAAAAGAGGGATCGAACCGGAACGTGGCCCTCGTGTCGATGATGCCCCGAATTGTCGACCGCTTGTTGGCTCGAAAACAATTTGATGCGCCCGCGATTGCGAGCGTGATTGATCTTCTCGTCGATTGGCAACCAGAGGCTGCCGCACAGTCACTTAGACAACTGGCAACGAAAGTGCAGAATCGCGAGGTCGCGGATGAACATCTGATGACACTGAGGGCTGCCCTCGCCCGTCGTCTCGACGCGATCCTTGATGGTCCAGACAGCTCGCCGATGCATTTTTCTGCGGTGGTCATGGCATCCAGCTGGAATGATCCGCGCGCTGTAACCGTCGCTCGGAAGCTGATCTTGGCCGAGACTTCTCCATTGGATCAACGACAGGCGGCAATGAGCTCGTTGGTCGTCGCGAACGATCCCGGGTTGCTGCAGTTGCTTCTTGCCGCATTTGACTCGCCATCGGCAAATCTGGAGCTCAAGTCCCAAATACTTGCCTCACTGAGCCGACTGAAGGACGAGCAAGTCGGTGATGTGATTCTCGGCCGTTACGAGAAGCTCGAGCCGGAACTTCAAACGCGGGCGATCGAACTGCTCACACAGCGTGCGGGATGGGCTAAGCAATTATTACGACTTGTTGAAGAGAATAAGCTGGCTTCGTCCATCATCAACGTCAACCAGGCGCGACGCCTGAAAGACCTCAATGACGATGAACTCACAACACTTTTGACAAAAAATTGGGGACAAGTGCGTGAAGGGCGTGATCCCGATCGCGAGAAGTACATCTCCAGCATGCGACAACGGATCAAGACGACGCCGGGAGACCCCTTTGCGGGTGAACGAGCATTCAAGAAAGTGTGCGCCCAGTGTCACAAGATCTATGGCGAAGGCGCTGAAGTCGGTCCGGATCTGACTTTGAATGGCCGAAACGATTTCACTCAATTGCTGTCGAACGTGTTCGATCCGAGCCTGGTGATCGGGGCCGGGTACCGGTCCTATACCGTTGTGACGAACGGTGGTCGGGTCTTGAATGGGCTGCTCGCCGAAGACAGTCCTCAACGAATCGTTCTGAAGGTTCAGGGGGGCAAGCAGGAAGTGATCTCGCGGGATGATATCGACGAATTGAAAGTCAGCGAAATTTCGTTGATGCCCGAGCAACTTGAGAAACAATTGACGCCAGAGGAAATCGTCGATCTCTTCACGTTCTTGTCGCTGGACAAGCATCCGTCCGATCCCTCGGGGCGCAAATTGTCTGGCTCTGGCGAAATTAAGCCGCGAAATTAG
- a CDS encoding DUF4349 domain-containing protein, producing MRELLLLLIWCVIGGLCLGCASGVEGPSVAAPPHAALAQAPVPGDVGMAAPVVQRKIVYTSRIEIVVESFTAAQQKLTALVDAVQVQGGFLANQELSGVSAINRRGLWTIRVPLAQFDSFVAELEKLGDVQRHSRDAQDVTEAFADLEARLRNKQASEQRLLSHLEKSAALNETLELEREISRVRGEIEQMQGQLNVMKSKTDLATVSVTLIERQVVTPPMAQGPFATKIVRTFRDSCRILYIFCQGVLLVVAALLPWTLVASFLVAPVWLIRKSRLIAARGNAAR from the coding sequence ATGCGAGAGTTGCTGTTGCTTCTTATCTGGTGCGTGATAGGAGGACTTTGTCTCGGCTGTGCCAGCGGCGTTGAAGGGCCATCCGTCGCGGCACCGCCTCACGCTGCATTGGCGCAGGCTCCTGTTCCCGGTGACGTGGGAATGGCTGCGCCGGTCGTGCAGCGGAAGATCGTCTATACCAGTCGGATTGAGATTGTGGTTGAGAGTTTCACAGCGGCTCAGCAGAAGCTCACCGCATTGGTTGACGCAGTGCAGGTTCAAGGCGGATTTCTCGCGAATCAGGAACTCTCAGGCGTAAGTGCTATCAATCGGAGAGGTCTCTGGACGATTCGAGTGCCTCTCGCCCAATTCGATTCGTTTGTTGCCGAGTTGGAAAAACTGGGTGACGTCCAACGTCACTCGCGGGACGCTCAAGATGTCACGGAAGCATTTGCCGATTTGGAAGCTCGTCTAAGGAACAAGCAGGCGAGCGAACAGCGGTTGTTGAGTCACCTTGAAAAGTCTGCCGCGCTCAACGAGACGTTGGAATTGGAGCGCGAAATCAGCCGGGTGCGCGGCGAGATCGAGCAGATGCAAGGGCAGCTCAATGTGATGAAGAGTAAGACGGACTTGGCAACTGTCTCGGTGACCTTGATCGAGCGCCAAGTCGTCACTCCGCCAATGGCTCAGGGGCCATTCGCCACCAAGATTGTGAGAACGTTTCGCGACTCGTGTAGAATTCTGTACATTTTTTGCCAAGGCGTCTTGCTGGTGGTCGCCGCATTGCTTCCGTGGACACTCGTCGCAAGCTTTCTGGTGGCTCCGGTTTGGTTGATTCGAAAAAGTCGACTGATAGCGGCCCGAGGCAATGCCGCTCGCTGA
- a CDS encoding DNA-3-methyladenine glycosylase family protein yields the protein MSIPNEKIEAAIRHLKSADPIMNSLIDRAGPFTLKLNRDRFGMLVRSILSQQISTKAARSIRMRLDELLKPGRLSAEAIINVTEDQLRSAGLSRQKVSYLRDLSTCVLEGRLRLERIGRLSDEDAIEQLIQVKGIGRWTAQMFLIFSLGRLDVFPHDDLIIRSSIKELYELDELPNKQRSHEIAAAWKPYSSVATWYCWRLLDVKAAAPKDASQYPV from the coding sequence ATGTCGATTCCAAACGAAAAAATTGAGGCGGCAATTCGCCATCTGAAGTCCGCGGATCCGATCATGAATTCACTGATCGACAGGGCAGGGCCATTCACCTTGAAACTGAATCGCGATCGATTCGGGATGCTGGTACGGTCGATCCTGTCGCAGCAAATCTCAACCAAGGCGGCCCGGTCGATTCGCATGCGGCTCGATGAACTGCTGAAGCCCGGTCGCCTTTCGGCGGAAGCGATTATCAACGTGACCGAGGATCAACTTCGCTCGGCAGGACTATCTCGTCAGAAAGTGTCATACTTGCGTGACCTTTCCACGTGCGTCTTGGAGGGACGATTGCGACTGGAACGCATCGGTCGACTCTCAGATGAAGACGCAATCGAGCAATTGATTCAAGTGAAAGGAATCGGACGCTGGACCGCTCAGATGTTCTTGATCTTTTCGCTCGGAAGACTGGATGTATTCCCTCACGATGATTTGATCATCCGTTCGTCGATCAAGGAGTTGTACGAACTGGATGAACTTCCCAACAAACAACGCAGTCACGAAATCGCCGCGGCATGGAAACCTTACTCGAGCGTCGCGACGTGGTACTGCTGGCGACTTTTGGATGTCAAAGCCGCAGCACCCAAGGATGCCAGCCAATATCCGGTTTAA
- a CDS encoding alkene reductase has translation MASLFDPINIGEFQLPNRIVMAPLTRNRSSGPGRVPNALMREYYIQRATAGLIISEATSVAPSGVGYPHTPGIWSAEQVEGWRSVVDGVHENGGRILLQLWHVGRISDPSYHGGAAPVAPSAIAAKGHVSLLRPMRPYPVPRALSLDEIPSIVEAFRVGAQNAKAAGFDGVEIHGANGYLLDQFLQDSTNHRADRYGGSIENRARLMLEVVDATISVWGAGRVGLHLAPRCDAHDMGDSNPAATFGYVIRELNQRKIAFVCARESLAPPRLGPELRAAFNGAYIANEGHNQETAERILAAGEADAVAFGKLFIANPDLPRRLKQRGPFNTWNSDTFYAQGPEGYTDYPSLSSVNA, from the coding sequence ATGGCAAGCCTTTTTGACCCCATCAATATTGGTGAATTCCAGCTTCCGAATCGCATTGTCATGGCTCCGTTGACTCGAAACCGCTCGAGTGGTCCAGGGCGTGTTCCGAATGCCCTGATGCGCGAATACTATATTCAACGCGCAACCGCCGGATTGATTATCAGTGAAGCGACATCGGTTGCGCCGTCGGGTGTTGGGTACCCTCACACACCCGGTATCTGGTCCGCAGAGCAGGTTGAAGGTTGGCGTTCGGTCGTCGACGGCGTTCACGAGAATGGTGGGCGTATATTGCTTCAACTGTGGCACGTAGGTCGCATCTCGGACCCGAGCTACCACGGCGGCGCAGCACCCGTGGCGCCGAGTGCGATTGCGGCGAAAGGACATGTCAGCCTGTTGCGGCCGATGCGTCCCTATCCTGTACCTCGGGCTTTGTCCCTTGACGAGATTCCTTCCATTGTCGAAGCATTTCGTGTGGGTGCGCAAAACGCCAAGGCGGCGGGGTTCGATGGCGTCGAAATTCATGGAGCCAATGGCTATTTGCTCGACCAGTTCCTGCAAGATAGTACCAATCATCGGGCGGATCGATACGGAGGCTCGATTGAGAACCGGGCGCGGCTAATGCTTGAAGTTGTCGATGCGACAATTTCTGTTTGGGGAGCGGGCCGAGTCGGCCTTCACCTGGCACCGCGTTGTGACGCCCACGATATGGGCGATAGCAATCCAGCCGCGACGTTTGGCTATGTTATTCGCGAACTGAACCAGCGGAAGATCGCCTTTGTCTGTGCTCGCGAGTCTCTCGCTCCGCCTCGGCTTGGACCTGAGCTTCGCGCTGCATTCAACGGAGCTTACATTGCGAACGAGGGGCACAATCAGGAAACCGCCGAGAGAATCTTGGCAGCGGGTGAAGCGGATGCTGTTGCGTTCGGAAAATTGTTTATCGCGAACCCCGATCTTCCACGACGCCTCAAACAGCGCGGGCCGTTCAATACATGGAACAGCGATACGTTCTATGCACAGGGGCCGGAAGGTTATACCGACTATCCATCTCTGTCATCTGTGAATGCTTGA
- a CDS encoding RraA family protein, translating to MTASGLTNKQLDELRQFDSPTICNAVELWNIRPRNTGYMNSSIKACFPTFPPMVGYALTSTFRSMAPPRGGDVYASIGSQLDALAEIPGPPVIVFQDLDEPSAAATFGEVMCTTYKRFGAQGLITSGTGRDLAQVEALGFPAFTNGAAAAHGYCHILAINTPISVGGMIIYPGDLLHGDLNGVTTVPHDIATEVPEVCREVARAEAIVLDYLKGDNVTIPGYNAARKECGDIINNLSKQLQLKYSSQK from the coding sequence ATGACCGCTTCGGGACTGACCAACAAACAATTGGATGAACTGCGACAGTTCGATTCGCCAACAATTTGCAATGCCGTGGAATTGTGGAACATTCGTCCCCGAAACACGGGATACATGAATTCGTCGATCAAGGCCTGCTTTCCCACGTTTCCGCCCATGGTCGGCTATGCGCTGACATCGACATTCCGCAGTATGGCACCTCCACGGGGTGGCGATGTGTATGCCAGTATCGGCAGCCAATTGGACGCGCTCGCCGAAATTCCGGGACCACCTGTCATCGTCTTTCAAGACCTGGATGAACCCTCCGCAGCTGCAACCTTCGGCGAAGTGATGTGTACGACCTACAAACGGTTCGGGGCACAAGGATTGATTACATCGGGAACGGGACGCGACCTGGCGCAGGTCGAAGCACTTGGCTTCCCGGCATTCACGAATGGCGCTGCCGCAGCACACGGATACTGTCACATCCTGGCAATCAACACACCGATCTCGGTCGGTGGAATGATTATTTATCCAGGGGACTTACTTCATGGCGATCTGAACGGCGTCACGACCGTTCCTCACGACATCGCCACGGAAGTCCCCGAAGTCTGTCGCGAAGTGGCTCGCGCCGAAGCGATCGTTCTTGACTATCTCAAGGGTGATAACGTGACCATCCCCGGGTACAACGCGGCCCGCAAAGAGTGCGGTGATATCATCAATAATCTGAGCAAACAATTGCAGCTAAAGTATTCGTCGCAAAAGTGA
- a CDS encoding amidohydrolase family protein — MSREPRRDVTLRIENGRLQSISAGRSADAIHLQDVVVMSGLVNAHTHLEFSSLRTPISTGGRFTDWIRAVIMHRRQNPTDVGDAIREGIRESVESGTTQLGEIATVGWSVEDFSHHAFHGAVFQELLGLSPERIAQQLELARSHTRRRLGSPVVGLSPHAPYSTHLDLVDGSVQLAQETGCTIAMHLAETQAELELLAEGTGEFREMLTDFGLWQSEFFPGGRRPLDYLRRLSQAPRSLIVHGNYLDEEELKYIAEHPQMTLVYCPRTHAAFGHSPHPWRRLLELGGQVALGTDSRASNPDLNLFAELQFLAARHPEQSHVDLLQLGSNAGRRALGANVPDCADLTFIELNNGSIQDPTQELFTADSRPCGTMIAGQWAWLAEHIRDRFRS, encoded by the coding sequence GTGAGTCGTGAACCACGACGCGATGTGACCTTGCGAATCGAGAACGGAAGACTGCAGAGCATCTCGGCAGGCCGCTCGGCCGATGCGATCCACTTGCAAGATGTGGTCGTCATGAGCGGCCTGGTCAATGCACATACGCATTTGGAGTTCAGCTCACTCAGAACCCCAATTTCTACCGGAGGCCGATTCACCGATTGGATTCGCGCAGTGATTATGCATCGCCGGCAGAATCCGACGGATGTCGGCGATGCCATTCGTGAAGGCATTCGCGAAAGCGTTGAATCCGGCACCACGCAACTGGGCGAGATCGCAACCGTCGGTTGGTCTGTTGAGGACTTTTCTCACCACGCTTTTCATGGCGCTGTGTTCCAAGAACTACTTGGTCTCTCCCCCGAACGAATTGCTCAGCAACTGGAACTCGCCCGATCTCACACGAGAAGAAGACTGGGTTCGCCAGTTGTGGGATTGAGTCCACATGCTCCGTACAGTACCCATCTGGATCTCGTTGACGGATCCGTTCAACTCGCGCAAGAGACAGGTTGTACGATCGCAATGCATCTGGCAGAGACTCAAGCGGAACTGGAGTTACTTGCCGAGGGCACGGGCGAATTTCGCGAAATGCTGACCGACTTCGGACTCTGGCAATCCGAGTTCTTTCCAGGCGGACGCCGCCCGCTTGACTATCTCAGGCGACTATCACAAGCACCTCGATCACTGATCGTACATGGAAACTATCTCGACGAGGAGGAGCTGAAGTACATCGCGGAACATCCGCAAATGACGCTGGTCTATTGTCCCCGAACGCACGCCGCATTCGGGCATTCGCCCCATCCGTGGCGACGACTATTGGAACTGGGTGGGCAAGTCGCACTCGGAACCGACAGTCGCGCTTCGAACCCTGATCTCAACCTCTTCGCTGAACTGCAATTTCTCGCCGCGCGGCATCCAGAACAGTCGCACGTCGACTTGTTACAATTAGGTTCGAACGCAGGACGCCGGGCGCTCGGAGCGAATGTGCCGGATTGTGCGGATTTGACATTCATCGAATTGAACAATGGCTCGATACAAGATCCCACCCAAGAACTCTTCACGGCGGACAGTCGTCCCTGTGGAACGATGATCGCCGGACAGTGGGCTTGGCTGGCCGAACACATTCGCGACCGGTTCAGATCTTAG
- a CDS encoding aminotransferase class V-fold PLP-dependent enzyme — MDDSFPPRMAWSIPDDVVYLNHGSFGATPVVVQEAREDWSRRLARQPMEFFLKQMEPALDAAAAALGKLIRADPRDLVLVDNATVAMNIVAENIALAAGDEVILNDHEYGAVVRIWRQKCEEAGARLVIVRLGDVSGGDPDSSEPESVRTTRLTQVEDIVEPILNAVTDRTRLIVVSHVTSPSAILFPVAEICRRAKSLGVPVCVDGPHAIAMQDVDLRKIDCDFYCASLHKWLSAPFGSGFLFVRRARQSTLRGHMTSWGRSLGGFPARWQDQLNWLGTRDPAALLAVPSAIQFLEKVGLAQFRERTHELARTTREKLETVLGQPAWIPDSPEWYGSMIAVPLSARIAKKRKPNSMHPLQRSLCEEFQIEVPITECRGTSLMRVSCHLYNTHGEIDRLMAALDELIPASDR; from the coding sequence TTGGACGACTCATTTCCCCCGCGTATGGCGTGGTCGATTCCTGATGACGTGGTATATCTGAATCACGGTTCGTTCGGTGCGACGCCAGTGGTTGTGCAAGAGGCGCGCGAAGACTGGTCGCGACGACTGGCGCGGCAGCCGATGGAATTCTTTCTGAAACAGATGGAGCCAGCTCTGGATGCCGCCGCCGCGGCCTTGGGAAAACTGATTCGCGCCGATCCGCGCGATCTGGTTCTGGTCGATAATGCCACCGTCGCCATGAATATTGTCGCCGAGAATATCGCCCTCGCTGCCGGGGACGAGGTCATTCTCAATGATCACGAGTATGGCGCTGTTGTACGGATCTGGAGGCAAAAGTGTGAAGAAGCTGGTGCGCGGCTGGTGATCGTCCGACTGGGTGACGTTTCCGGGGGCGATCCGGATTCATCCGAACCGGAATCGGTCCGAACGACCCGTCTGACTCAGGTCGAGGATATCGTCGAGCCGATTCTGAATGCGGTGACCGACCGAACCAGGTTGATCGTGGTCAGTCACGTCACATCGCCCTCGGCAATTCTTTTTCCCGTTGCAGAAATCTGTCGTCGCGCAAAGTCGCTTGGTGTTCCTGTGTGTGTTGACGGTCCTCACGCGATCGCCATGCAGGATGTCGATCTGCGTAAGATCGATTGTGATTTCTATTGCGCCAGTCTGCACAAATGGCTGAGTGCTCCCTTCGGATCGGGCTTCTTGTTTGTCCGTCGCGCGCGTCAATCGACGTTACGGGGACACATGACAAGTTGGGGCCGCAGTCTGGGAGGCTTTCCTGCTCGCTGGCAGGATCAATTGAATTGGCTTGGTACACGCGATCCGGCAGCACTCCTGGCGGTTCCCTCCGCGATTCAATTTCTGGAAAAGGTGGGGCTGGCCCAATTCCGAGAACGCACTCATGAACTCGCTCGAACAACTCGAGAGAAACTTGAGACGGTTCTCGGACAGCCAGCATGGATTCCAGACTCCCCAGAGTGGTACGGTTCGATGATTGCCGTGCCACTTTCCGCTCGCATCGCCAAGAAACGCAAACCAAATTCGATGCACCCGTTGCAGCGATCGTTGTGCGAGGAGTTTCAGATCGAAGTTCCCATCACGGAATGCCGTGGGACATCGCTAATGAGAGTCTCGTGTCATTTGTACAACACGCACGGTGAAATCGATCGATTGATGGCGGCGCTCGATGAGTTGATTCCGGCAAGCGATCGTTGA
- the panB gene encoding 3-methyl-2-oxobutanoate hydroxymethyltransferase — translation MTEPMTAPSSPKPSSPAPMSVPKFMAAKGRDKKLTVLTAYDYPFARLFDQAGVDALLVGDSLGMVVQGKSTTMPVTLDQMIYHGEMVARAATRSLVIVDLPFMSYQVSPKQAIKNAGRVLKETGAGAIKVEGGVHLAGTIRALSEAELPVMAHIGMRPQSVRKMGGMSKVQRDEASLLADAHAAEDAGAFGIVLELIPRGIAAKITKELSIPTIGIGAGPDCDGQVLVSYDMLGLTADFKPRFLKHYAELHSTVADATARYIEEVRDGQYPDAAHSHE, via the coding sequence ATGACCGAACCGATGACCGCTCCCTCCAGCCCGAAACCTTCGTCCCCTGCCCCTATGTCGGTACCAAAGTTCATGGCCGCAAAAGGCCGTGACAAGAAATTGACGGTGCTGACCGCGTATGACTATCCATTCGCCCGCCTCTTTGATCAGGCCGGTGTGGATGCACTTCTCGTGGGCGATTCACTGGGAATGGTCGTTCAGGGCAAATCCACCACAATGCCAGTGACCTTGGATCAGATGATTTATCACGGTGAAATGGTTGCGCGTGCCGCGACGCGATCTTTGGTCATCGTCGATCTGCCGTTCATGTCGTACCAGGTCAGTCCCAAGCAGGCGATCAAGAATGCCGGTCGTGTGCTGAAAGAAACGGGTGCTGGCGCGATCAAAGTCGAAGGGGGTGTTCATTTGGCGGGCACGATACGGGCTTTGTCTGAAGCAGAATTGCCCGTCATGGCACATATCGGAATGAGACCTCAATCGGTTCGCAAGATGGGGGGAATGTCAAAAGTTCAGCGGGATGAAGCCTCCCTTCTGGCGGATGCGCATGCAGCGGAAGATGCCGGGGCGTTTGGAATCGTGCTGGAATTGATTCCTCGTGGAATCGCCGCGAAAATTACAAAAGAATTGTCGATTCCCACGATCGGTATCGGGGCCGGGCCAGATTGTGACGGACAAGTTCTGGTGAGTTACGACATGCTCGGTTTGACAGCCGATTTCAAACCTCGATTTCTGAAGCATTATGCCGAACTTCATTCCACCGTTGCCGACGCCACCGCGCGTTACATTGAAGAAGTACGCGACGGACAATATCCCGACGCCGCCCATTCGCACGAATAA
- the epmA gene encoding EF-P lysine aminoacylase EpmA yields MDQWPSRGEGWPTASITVLRQRAKLLAAIREFFDTAGYFEVDTPLLSADIVIDAWLDPFVATWIPDPTNWRRDDHLRFLQTSPEFAMKRLLAAGADSIYQLSKVFRNGEIGQRHNPEFTMLEWYRCDDDLPSLMKTTEALVKHVFTCSKDLMGVDHERQIPRQMARVLSVTPFQRLTYEDAFVRFADCSALDGSMAELRQIASKRGLVPPPGLLNEDRDGWLNFLLAELIEPNLGRDCPVFLTNYPGSQAALARLSADGRTAERFELYLDGIELCNGYHELTDPVVLRERMTEQSRLRSQAGFRPLPETNRLLVAMEAGLPSSAGNALGVDRLIMLALGKERLSDVIAFPFEIA; encoded by the coding sequence ATGGATCAATGGCCGTCGCGAGGTGAGGGTTGGCCGACAGCCTCGATCACTGTTCTCAGGCAGCGGGCGAAATTGCTGGCTGCGATCCGCGAATTCTTCGATACTGCGGGTTACTTCGAAGTCGACACACCTCTCCTTTCCGCAGATATCGTCATTGATGCGTGGCTGGACCCATTTGTTGCTACCTGGATTCCCGATCCGACGAATTGGCGACGTGATGATCATTTGCGATTTCTACAGACATCACCCGAGTTCGCCATGAAACGACTGCTCGCGGCGGGGGCGGATTCGATCTATCAGTTGAGCAAAGTTTTTCGAAATGGCGAAATCGGCCAGCGCCACAACCCCGAATTTACCATGCTCGAATGGTATCGATGCGACGACGATCTGCCTTCATTGATGAAGACCACGGAAGCACTCGTCAAACATGTCTTCACGTGCAGTAAAGACTTAATGGGCGTTGATCACGAACGGCAAATTCCACGACAGATGGCCCGCGTCCTCAGTGTTACCCCTTTTCAACGGCTGACTTATGAAGATGCGTTCGTTCGATTTGCCGATTGCTCGGCCCTTGACGGTTCGATGGCAGAACTTCGTCAGATCGCAAGCAAACGTGGTCTTGTTCCGCCACCGGGGCTTCTTAACGAGGATCGAGACGGTTGGCTGAACTTTCTGCTCGCAGAATTGATCGAACCAAATCTCGGCCGTGACTGTCCCGTTTTCTTGACAAACTATCCTGGCAGTCAGGCCGCCCTGGCGCGGCTATCGGCCGATGGCCGGACGGCGGAGCGATTCGAACTTTATTTGGATGGAATTGAACTATGCAATGGCTATCACGAACTGACAGATCCCGTCGTCTTACGCGAACGAATGACTGAACAGTCAAGGCTTCGATCACAGGCGGGGTTTCGTCCGCTTCCCGAGACGAATCGCCTGCTTGTGGCGATGGAAGCGGGGCTGCCATCTTCCGCAGGAAATGCGCTGGGAGTCGATCGATTGATCATGCTGGCGCTTGGGAAAGAGCGACTGTCGGATGTTATTGCGTTTCCGTTCGAAATCGCCTGA